The Salvia splendens isolate huo1 chromosome 20, SspV2, whole genome shotgun sequence nucleotide sequence TTGTAGTTCAATATATATTCCATAAAATGGGGGTATAGTTGAGGGTAATAAAATGCACAAAATCTATCCAAACAGGAAAGCATCCTCAAATAGGACATATAATTAATGATAAGATCCAAAAATGCATAGAGCCAAAGTGGTTAAACAGAGGTTCAATAATACATTATTGCAGCAGTTGATTTCAGCTGGTTTGTTACTTGCCTATAGGAAGCTTATTGTTCTCATCTTTTTGCTTCCACTAATCAATAATCATCACACTCCACACCTGAATCCAGGTGCTTTTAGTTATCAAGTAACAAAATTTAAGGCCATTAGTTGTCGCCGTAGAGCCACTTCTCTGAATTGCTTGTGTAGCTCACCAACTCCTCAGGTTTAAACCATAGGTTGATTTCATCCTTGGCTGTCTCAGGGCCATCACTACCATGAATTATGTTCcttcaaaataaaacatatttcGACGTCAGAACAAAACAGATGAGTAAGTAAGTTTCATGGCATCGAGCTAGGAAGCATACCTTCCAACTACAACGGCAAGATCTCCTCTGATGGTTCCGGGCTCTGATTTCTGAGGGTCTGTGGCACCAATGAGTTTACGGCCATACTTGATCACTCCTTCACCTTCCCAGACctgaaggagcacgaggatagAGAGAGTAACAAGTTAAGTTAACTCTAAGCTTTCTTGCAAATAAATCATATGAGAGGTGAGCTCTTCTAACCATGGCAATGACAGGTCCTGAGCTGAGGAAATCGCACAGCCCATTGAAGAAGGGTCTTTCCTTGAGGTCGTGGTAATGCTTCTCGGCGAAGCCCTTTGAAGGAACCACTATCTTGATGGCCACAAGCTTGAATCCTTTTCGCTCAAAGCGGGAAACAATTT carries:
- the LOC121782968 gene encoding nucleoside diphosphate kinase 3-like, which produces MRSQILRSARSFVSAASKQSSRSFSGGRAAASAAVVSSRGRAASFGASNSGNAYMGWISSALALPAAAFMLQEQEAHAAAMERTFIAIKPDGVQRGLISEIVSRFERKGFKLVAIKIVVPSKGFAEKHYHDLKERPFFNGLCDFLSSGPVIAMVWEGEGVIKYGRKLIGATDPQKSEPGTIRGDLAVVVGRNIIHGSDGPETAKDEINLWFKPEELVSYTSNSEKWLYGDN